Proteins encoded in a region of the Melioribacteraceae bacterium genome:
- a CDS encoding sodium-dependent transporter, translated as MNSGPREQWGSKIGFILAAAGSAVGLGNIWRFPYLAGENGGAAFIFVYVVCVIAIGIPVLIAEILIGRTAQKNPVGSFKVLTKSKFWHGIGGMGVIAGFVILSFYSVVAGWTLGYIAEAVNGSLLNYDVAEKTSEHFSTLTLDPMWNVSQLAIFMILTMGIVYFGVQKGIELGSKIMMPLLFVLLIVLMIRGLTLDGASAGINYLFNPDWSKINTKVILAALGQAFFSLSLGMGAMLTYGSYMSKKDNIPTSSVWIAFLDTSVAIIAGICIFTVVFATGQNPDVGPSLIFRTLPVVFTKMPGGHLFSILFFLALALAALTSTVSLLEVVTAYFVDEKGWARKKAVIVFGTLSLILGIPSALSTNLLSDFKIAGLNFFDLTEFISSNLMLPIGGFFIAIFVGWLWGFDKVLNFLKDGSEKIFDKFPWIIGLWKVILRFIAPVLIIIVLLSSIGLL; from the coding sequence ATGAATTCGGGTCCAAGAGAACAATGGGGAAGCAAAATCGGATTTATACTTGCGGCGGCGGGATCTGCAGTAGGTCTCGGAAATATCTGGAGATTCCCCTACCTGGCCGGCGAAAACGGAGGCGCGGCATTTATTTTTGTTTATGTAGTATGTGTAATCGCAATCGGTATACCGGTTCTCATTGCTGAAATATTGATTGGAAGAACCGCGCAAAAAAATCCTGTCGGTTCTTTTAAGGTCCTTACAAAATCAAAATTCTGGCATGGCATAGGCGGAATGGGTGTTATTGCCGGATTTGTAATTCTCTCCTTCTATTCTGTTGTTGCCGGATGGACTCTCGGATATATTGCTGAAGCTGTAAACGGATCCCTTCTAAACTATGACGTTGCCGAAAAAACCAGCGAGCATTTCTCAACTTTGACTTTAGATCCGATGTGGAACGTATCGCAGCTCGCGATATTTATGATCCTCACGATGGGCATAGTTTATTTCGGTGTTCAAAAAGGAATTGAACTCGGCAGCAAAATTATGATGCCTCTCCTCTTCGTTCTACTTATTGTTTTAATGATCAGAGGATTAACACTCGACGGAGCGTCGGCAGGTATCAATTATCTTTTTAATCCCGACTGGAGTAAGATAAATACAAAAGTGATTCTCGCTGCCCTGGGCCAGGCATTCTTTTCTCTAAGTCTTGGAATGGGTGCAATGCTTACTTACGGCAGCTATATGAGTAAAAAAGATAATATACCTACATCATCGGTATGGATTGCATTTCTTGATACATCTGTTGCCATTATTGCAGGCATCTGCATATTTACGGTTGTATTCGCAACGGGACAGAATCCGGACGTCGGACCAAGCCTTATCTTTAGAACATTGCCGGTTGTATTTACAAAAATGCCGGGCGGGCATTTATTCTCAATTCTGTTTTTCCTTGCACTCGCACTAGCTGCACTTACATCAACAGTTTCACTTTTAGAAGTTGTTACTGCCTATTTTGTAGATGAGAAAGGTTGGGCACGTAAAAAAGCAGTTATAGTGTTTGGAACACTTTCATTAATCCTCGGAATTCCAAGCGCACTCTCAACTAATTTACTTTCCGATTTTAAGATTGCCGGACTTAATTTTTTCGATCTCACAGAATTCATTTCGTCAAATCTGATGCTTCCGATTGGCGGATTTTTTATCGCGATTTTTGTCGGATGGTTGTGGGGGTTTGATAAAGTACTCAATTTTCTAAAAGACGGAAGTGAAAAAATATTCGATAAATTTCCCTGGATAATCGGGTTATGGAAAGTTATTCTAAGGTTTATTGCACCGGTATTAATAATAATTGTCCTGTTAAGTTCAATTGGATTACTTTAA
- a CDS encoding sodium:alanine symporter family protein — protein sequence MKKSTAGIVTIGIIFLLFIFGGRSFFDIVWSFPGNFESIKEFPSKDLPLGSIPLILALLLGTGIFITVKNFFPQFRYFWHGIKVTAGVYDDPKDAGDLSHFKALSTAISATVGIGNIAGVATAIYYGGPGALFWMWISAIFGTSLKFAECSLAHKYRDILPDGSVAGGPMYTIEKGLGKNFKWLAILFASFAVICSFATGNAIQSFTLSDQLYSEYSQIAGTTSFWTLKHEIFSGFSVSVSQILNGIFISTVVGSVIIGGIKRIGNVTSILSPFMAVFYFVTAMVVVISNLPQLFPSLGMIIQMAFNPPAQIAGVSGGAFLVILNTALWGIKRGLYSNESGQGSAPIAHSTAKTKYGVREGTVALLEPFIDTIIICTLTGLVIIITGAWHHTQYYKLMNPEYDGELLNASLLTAFAFKQGLSWLFDYGDKIVTIGVFLFSISTIISWSYYGDRATHYLFGEKAIIYYKWVFVVFVFIGAVAELEAIWAFGDAALGFMTAPNLLSIILLSGVLKKDVKEYFSIKHIPFKKR from the coding sequence ATGAAAAAATCCACTGCAGGTATTGTAACTATCGGAATAATCTTTTTGCTTTTTATTTTCGGCGGAAGATCCTTTTTCGATATTGTCTGGTCATTCCCCGGTAATTTCGAAAGTATTAAAGAATTCCCGAGTAAAGATCTACCGTTAGGTTCTATTCCACTGATACTAGCTCTACTACTCGGTACCGGGATTTTTATAACCGTTAAAAATTTCTTTCCGCAATTCCGTTATTTCTGGCACGGAATAAAAGTTACGGCAGGTGTATATGATGATCCGAAAGATGCCGGCGACCTCAGCCACTTTAAAGCGCTTTCAACGGCAATCTCGGCAACCGTAGGCATCGGAAATATCGCCGGTGTTGCAACAGCAATTTACTATGGCGGCCCCGGTGCGCTCTTCTGGATGTGGATATCGGCCATCTTTGGTACATCGCTTAAATTTGCCGAGTGTTCTCTTGCACATAAATACCGGGATATTCTACCCGATGGATCCGTAGCGGGCGGACCGATGTACACAATTGAAAAAGGACTCGGGAAAAATTTTAAATGGCTTGCGATTCTATTCGCGAGCTTTGCCGTTATCTGTTCATTCGCGACCGGCAACGCAATTCAATCTTTCACTCTCTCAGACCAGCTATACTCCGAATATTCTCAGATAGCCGGCACAACAAGTTTCTGGACTCTGAAGCATGAAATCTTTTCCGGATTTTCTGTTTCTGTCTCTCAGATTTTAAACGGAATTTTTATTTCAACAGTTGTAGGATCTGTAATTATAGGCGGAATAAAAAGAATTGGAAATGTCACAAGTATCCTCTCCCCTTTTATGGCGGTGTTTTATTTTGTTACCGCGATGGTAGTAGTTATTTCCAATCTACCGCAGCTCTTCCCTTCCCTCGGAATGATTATTCAAATGGCATTCAATCCTCCGGCACAGATCGCGGGCGTTAGCGGCGGTGCATTTCTCGTTATTCTTAATACGGCTCTCTGGGGAATTAAAAGAGGATTGTATTCAAATGAATCCGGTCAGGGAAGCGCACCGATTGCGCACTCAACCGCTAAAACGAAATACGGAGTTCGCGAAGGTACAGTCGCATTGCTTGAACCGTTTATCGATACAATAATCATTTGTACATTAACCGGACTCGTTATAATTATTACCGGCGCCTGGCATCATACACAGTATTATAAATTGATGAATCCCGAGTATGATGGTGAATTATTGAACGCAAGTCTGCTTACTGCATTCGCATTCAAGCAGGGTTTAAGCTGGCTATTTGACTATGGGGATAAGATAGTTACAATCGGAGTATTCCTCTTTTCAATCTCAACAATTATCAGCTGGTCGTATTACGGTGACAGGGCAACCCATTATCTTTTCGGAGAGAAAGCGATAATTTATTACAAATGGGTCTTTGTTGTATTCGTTTTCATAGGAGCTGTTGCAGAGCTTGAAGCTATATGGGCATTCGGTGATGCGGCGTTAGGGTTCATGACAGCCCCCAACCTTCTCTCTATCATTTTGTTATCCGGAGTTCTTAAGAAAGATGTGAAGGAATATTTTTCCATTAAGCACATTCCGTTCAAAAAAAGATGA